One stretch of Arachis duranensis cultivar V14167 chromosome 1, aradu.V14167.gnm2.J7QH, whole genome shotgun sequence DNA includes these proteins:
- the LOC107471935 gene encoding palmitoyl-acyl carrier protein thioesterase, chloroplastic: protein MVTLGTSSTLCSFIGVMLPQQINFGYRGKQEVKHARCGGFQIKANVKTPNKDDNSLRVTTSSTLDDFVFRQNFTIKSYEVGANEKASIETLMNYFQDSAINHFKTFGIHRGGFGSTEEMIKRNLIWVFTHMRIETYRYPVCDEVVQVEAWMSVAGKNAVRWNWLLRDSKTYQVLSKASSGCVMMNKLTRKLSKIPEEARREFESYFVNSSRMIPEDDIKNIPKLNVITADYICTDLKPRWNDLDINLHVSNVKYIGWVLESVPESILTNHELCGMSLEYKRECGRDSKLHSLTAICGANNNNVEFYHLLQLEDRGVEILRGRTKWRPKPIRNWGLLKLLLQLQNQRHYLFHTS, encoded by the exons ATGGTAACGCTGGGTACTTCGTCTACATTATGTTCTTTTATTGGTGTCATGCTACCACAACAAATAAATTTTGGCTACCGAGGAAAGCAAGAAGTGAAACATGCTCGTTGTGGTGGCTTCCAAATTAAGGCAAATGTTAAAACCCCAAACAAGGATGATAATTCTTTGAGAGTTACCACATCTTCTACTCTGGATGATTTTGTGTTCCGTCAAAATTTCACTATTAAATCGTATGAAGTTGGTGCTAACGAAAAGGCATCTATTGAGACTTTGATGAACTATTTTCAG GACTCTGCAATTAATCACTTTAAGACATTTGGAATTCATCGCGGTGGCTTTGGTTCCACAGAAGAAATGATTAAAAGGAACTTAATATGGGTATTTACTCATATGCGAATAGAGACTTACCGTTATCCTGTATG CGATGAAGTTGTTCAAGTGGAAGCTTGGATGTCCGTAGCTGGAAAAAATGCTGTGCGTTGGAATTGGCTTTTGCGAGATTCCAAAACATATCAAGTCTTAAGTAAAGCGTCCAG TGGTTGTGTCATGATGAACAAACTGACGagaaaattatcaaaaataccGGAAGAAGCTAGAAGGGAGTTTGAGTCCTATTTTGTAAATTCCTCTCGGATGATTCCTGAAGATGATATAAAAAACATACCCAAACTCAATGTCATTACAGCAGATTATATTTGTACCGATTTAAAA ccAAGATGGAATGATCTAGATATAAATCTTCATGTCAGCAATGTGAAGTACATTGGTTGGGTTCTGGAG AGTGTTCCGGAATCAATATTGACGAATCATGAGTTGTGTGGCATGAGTTTGGAATACAAGAGGGAGTGTGGTAGAGATAGTAAGCTTCACTCTCTAACTGCAATTTGTGGCGCCAATAATAACAATGTTGAGTTTTATCATTTGCTTCAACTTGAAGATCGTGGTGTTGAGATTTTAAGGGGAAGGACTAAGTGGAGACCAAAAC CAATTAGGAATTGGGGATTGTTGAAGCTCCTTCTGCAACTTCAAAACCAACGCCATTATCTCTTCCACACCAGTTGA
- the LOC107471271 gene encoding glyoxylate/hydroxypyruvate reductase HPR3-like produces MKQKGWRSLKKNRRWWLLQNGTIFTNFHNIAVALLIDVHFKISAGDRFARNWGPCKPLASPSGSKLGGKRVGIIGLGRIGGEVAKRLEAFDCIIMYHSRNKNPSVSYTFYSNVVDLASNSDVLILCCPLTEQTKYIVNKEVMLALGKDGIIVNVGRGALIDEKVLVQCLMKGEIRGAGLDVFENEPNVPEELFALDNVVLSPHAAAYTLDCFMDACEHVAKSLDAFFSSKSLIISPIT; encoded by the exons ATGAAGCAGAAAGGATGGCGGAGTCTGAAGAAGAATAGACGCTGGTGGCTGCTGCAGAACGGGACAAT ctTTACTAATTTTCACAACATAGCCGTCGCGTTGCTCATCGACGTCCACTTCAAGATCTCTGCCGGCGACCGCTTCGCTAGAAACTGGGGTCCATGTAAGCCCTTGGCTTCTCCTTCTGGATCAAAG CTAGGAGGCAAGAGAGTTGGGATTATTGGATTGGGAAGAATTGGTGGGGAAGTTGCCAAAAGGCTAGAGGCCTTTGATTGCATAATCATGTACCATTCAAGGAACAAGAATCCATCAGTCTCGTACACTTTCTACTCCAATGTGGTTGATCTTGCCTCTAACAGTgatgttcttatactttgttgtccATTAACTGAGCAGACAAAGTACATAGTCAACAAGGAAGTAATGTTAGCATTGGGGAAGGATGGCATTATTGTGAATGTTGGAAGAGGAGCTCTAATTGATGAAAAGGTATTGGTACAATGTTTGATGAAAGGGGAAATAAGAGGTGCTGGTTTGGATGTGTTTGAGAATGAGCCTAATGTTCCCGAGGAACTTTTTGCATTGGACAATGTTGTCCTTTCACCACATGCTGCTGCTTACACATTAGATTGTTTCATGGATGCATGTGAACATGTAGCAAAGAGTTTAGATGCCTTCTTCTCAAGTAAATCCCTTATTATTTCTCCAATAACATGA